A stretch of Bacillus pseudomycoides DNA encodes these proteins:
- a CDS encoding GrpB family protein: MRKIVVVPYENHWIEKFQIEERRLKEAMPEPVKVHHIGSTSVPGLAAKPIVDMIMEVDEIERVDGWNEYFRGLGYTSKGENGISGRRFFIHGTEEKRSYHLHVFETGNPEIIRHLAFRDYMMAHCEEAEAYAMLKRELAEKFTYDGDQYTEGKTDFVRNIDEKAQEWFENNVGE; the protein is encoded by the coding sequence ATGAGAAAAATAGTAGTAGTGCCATATGAAAATCATTGGATTGAGAAATTTCAAATAGAGGAAAGACGTTTAAAGGAAGCTATGCCAGAACCTGTGAAAGTACACCATATCGGTAGCACATCAGTGCCGGGACTCGCAGCAAAGCCAATCGTTGATATGATTATGGAAGTTGATGAAATCGAACGTGTAGATGGATGGAATGAATATTTTAGAGGATTAGGATACACCTCTAAGGGGGAAAATGGAATTTCAGGTCGTCGATTTTTTATTCATGGAACTGAAGAAAAAAGGTCGTATCATTTACATGTTTTTGAAACAGGTAATCCAGAAATTATACGTCATTTAGCATTTCGTGATTATATGATGGCACACTGTGAAGAAGCAGAGGCTTATGCAATGTTAAAGAGAGAACTAGCAGAGAAGTTTACATATGATGGAGATCAGTATACGGAAGGAAAGACTGATTTTGTACGTAATATTGATGAGAAAGCACAAGAGTGGTTCGAAAATAATGTGGGTGAGTAG
- a CDS encoding YqkE family protein — protein MKKKKQRQMQRQTKMNQTEKDSITIGDQLNASLMNQLKSKKKELQVRVEQKEIEEQERKRKEQKEREKNKSFEELLSESNLTWKDFK, from the coding sequence ATGAAGAAAAAGAAACAAAGACAAATGCAAAGACAAACGAAAATGAATCAGACAGAGAAAGATTCCATTACTATTGGTGATCAATTGAATGCATCATTAATGAATCAATTGAAAAGTAAGAAGAAAGAATTACAAGTAAGAGTGGAGCAAAAAGAAATAGAAGAACAGGAAAGAAAGCGTAAAGAGCAGAAGGAACGCGAAAAGAATAAATCATTTGAAGAACTGTTAAGTGAAAGTAACCTCACTTGGAAAGACTTTAAATAA